One Chlamydia ibidis 10-1398/6 genomic window, GCATAACCGCTATGATAAAATGTTACCTTATCTTAAGAAAGGATCAGGAATTATTGTAGCAGGAGATATTTCGATAGAAAGTTATATGAGTAAGGACGGGAGCCCTCAATCTTCCCTAGTTATTAGTGTTGACACATTAAAATTTAGTCCTTTTATTAGAGGTGAAAATCGTTCTTCTACTGTAGATAGTCAAACTGAGTCTATATCCATAGGATTTGATGGCGAAGCTTTAGACTCTGCAATTGTAGCAGATAAGGACATGTACGCTGGTAGTGGACAGGATCAGCAATATGTTTGTGAAGATGTCCCTTTCTAAATGGAAAATGCAGAATAATATATAGAGGTGGCCGTGGTTTTATTTGATTCTCAAGCATCTTGGAGTAAGCGCGTTAAGTCGGACGTTGTGGTTATTCCTTTTTGGAACTTACGGGATAGGATGCAGTGTGCTGCTTCTATTCCTCAGGAATATGATGCGCTGTTTTCTGTAACATCAGATGTTTTTTCTGGGAAAAAAGGAGAAACCGAGCTTCTTTACAGTCACGGTCAAAGTAAAGAAAGGCGTATTTTACTTGTAGGACTGGGGAAAAATGAGGAATTAACAGCATCGGAGGTATTGGAAATATATGCCAAAGTTGCGCGTGTACTTCGTAAAGCGAAGTGTTCTACTGTAAATATTGTTCTTCCAACAGTTTCAGAATTACGCTTGCCTCTTGAAGACTTTTTAATGAATCTTTCTGCAGGTATTCTTTCTTTGAATTATCAGTACCCCAAGTATACGAAGAACGATTCCGCAGCTGATACTGTGCTTACTCGTGTCTCTGTTATTGGTATCGTTCCGAAGATTGCAGAACGTATTTTTCAGAGGGAGGAGAATATCTTTGAGGGAGTCTATCTGACCAGAGATCTCGTTAACCGAAATGCTGATGAAATCACTCCAGATAGGTTAGCATCTATTGCTTTGGGCTTATCCAAAGAGTTCCCTAGTATTCAAGCTAAAGTTTTGAAAAAAGATG contains:
- a CDS encoding single-stranded DNA-binding protein, which gives rise to MMFGYFVGFLGADPEERMTAKGKRVVVLRLGVKSRVGNKDETVWCKCNLWHNRYDKMLPYLKKGSGIIVAGDISIESYMSKDGSPQSSLVISVDTLKFSPFIRGENRSSTVDSQTESISIGFDGEALDSAIVADKDMYAGSGQDQQYVCEDVPF